Proteins encoded together in one Synechococcus sp. A15-62 window:
- the coaE gene encoding dephospho-CoA kinase (Dephospho-CoA kinase (CoaE) performs the final step in coenzyme A biosynthesis.), whose product MAPGEPFSQRRIGLTGGIASGKSSVGHWLAQQGLPVLDADQFAREALTPGRPATTSVMQRYGAKVQAEGGAAVDRAALGRIVFHDAAERRWLEQLIHPIVRERFDQALSLHADTPAVVLMIPLLFEAGLESLCSEIWLVDCDESQQLERLIARDGLSPEAAQARIAAQWPLSRKRVLADHVIANRGQPGAWKTQAMGLLNATGAADPC is encoded by the coding sequence ATGGCGCCTGGCGAGCCGTTCTCGCAACGACGCATCGGGCTCACGGGCGGGATTGCCAGCGGCAAGAGCAGCGTGGGCCATTGGTTGGCGCAGCAAGGGCTGCCGGTGCTGGATGCGGATCAATTCGCCCGCGAGGCCCTCACGCCCGGCCGCCCAGCCACGACCAGCGTGATGCAGCGGTACGGCGCCAAAGTCCAGGCTGAAGGGGGCGCAGCCGTCGACCGGGCGGCCCTTGGTCGCATCGTGTTCCACGACGCCGCTGAGCGGCGCTGGCTCGAGCAACTGATTCACCCGATCGTGCGGGAGCGCTTTGATCAAGCACTCAGCCTGCATGCCGATACGCCGGCCGTTGTGCTGATGATTCCGCTGTTGTTCGAAGCGGGTTTGGAGTCACTTTGCAGCGAAATCTGGCTGGTCGACTGCGATGAATCCCAGCAGCTCGAGCGCTTGATCGCGCGGGACGGCCTGAGCCCTGAAGCCGCTCAAGCCCGTATTGCCGCCCAATGGCCCCTGAGCCGCAAACGCGTCTTGGCGGATCACGTGATTGCCAATCGAGGCCAACCCGGCGCCTGGAAAACCCAGGCCATGGGTCTGCTCAACGCAACGGGGGCAGCAGATCCCTGTTAG
- a CDS encoding 2OG-Fe(II) oxygenase: protein MSGAAAIPYAWKEWLLQNRDRGCDPEGLMRRALDEGFAREAIAAVLDSSFRGLTTMDSPSPDWLAWFEAPLTRPEHRPRAWRLDTSLAQVYELPALLSHEECEQVIDAINGSLQPSTVTRGSSDYRTSRTCHLRQNNPQLAASLDKRFAALFGVDPRLSEPIQGQRYDPGEYFKEHTDWFSPGTQEYVTHTDRGGQRTWTVMVYLNAVERGGETLFRRLGRSFTPVPGMALAWNNLQADGTPNPFTLHEALPVEAGHKWVITKWFRADFGRNG from the coding sequence ATGAGCGGAGCGGCAGCTATTCCTTATGCCTGGAAGGAGTGGCTGCTGCAGAACCGGGACCGCGGCTGTGATCCTGAAGGGTTAATGCGACGGGCCCTTGACGAGGGGTTTGCGCGAGAGGCGATTGCGGCAGTTCTCGATTCGTCGTTCCGAGGGCTCACAACCATGGACTCACCATCGCCCGATTGGCTCGCCTGGTTCGAGGCACCCCTCACCCGGCCAGAGCACCGGCCTCGCGCCTGGCGGCTGGATACCTCTCTGGCCCAGGTCTATGAGCTGCCGGCTCTGCTCAGCCACGAGGAATGCGAGCAGGTGATCGACGCCATCAACGGGTCACTGCAGCCGTCAACGGTGACCCGCGGCAGCAGCGATTACCGCACCAGTCGCACCTGTCACTTGCGCCAGAACAATCCCCAGCTGGCGGCGAGCCTGGATAAGCGCTTTGCGGCCTTGTTCGGCGTGGATCCGCGCCTCTCGGAACCGATTCAGGGGCAGCGCTACGACCCCGGCGAATACTTCAAGGAACACACGGATTGGTTCTCGCCGGGGACGCAGGAATACGTCACCCACACCGACAGGGGCGGCCAACGCACCTGGACGGTGATGGTCTATCTCAACGCTGTGGAGCGGGGTGGAGAGACGCTGTTCCGCCGCCTGGGGCGGTCGTTCACCCCTGTACCTGGTATGGCGTTGGCCTGGAACAACCTTCAGGCCGATGGAACCCCCAATCCCTTCACGCTGCATGAGGCCTTGCCGGTGGAGGCGGGCCACAAATGGGTGATCACCAAGTGGTTCCGTGCCGACTTCGGGCGGAACGGCTAA
- the gatB gene encoding Asp-tRNA(Asn)/Glu-tRNA(Gln) amidotransferase subunit GatB, with translation MADAATQPAWEAVIGLETHVQLGTDSKIFTAASTTFGDDPNTHIDPVVCGLPGTLPVLNQKVLEYAVKAAMALNLNIAEHSKFDRKQYFYPDLPKNYQISQYDQPIAEEGWIEVEVAEKGKDTYLKTIGIERLHMEEDAGKLVHAGSDRLAGSTHSLVDYNRAGVALAEIVSKPDLRTGREAAEYASEIRRIMRYLGVSDGNMQEGSLRCDVNISVRRGPDAPFGTKVEIKNMNSFSAIQKACEYEIKRQIKAYETGEPIVQETRLWDESKQLTKSMRSKEGASDYRYFPDPDLGPIEVSADQRESWRTELPELPAAKRHRYADELGLSQYDARVLTDERPMADYFEAVVGAGADAKLAANWITGDIAAHVNSNRLSYAELPFRPEQLAEMVQLIDGGKISGKIAKEILPELLEKGGSPKAIVDERGLGMISDPAAIEAIVDELLGAHPDEVEAFRGGKTKLQGFFVGQLMKKTGGKADPKLANQILSKKLKG, from the coding sequence ATGGCCGACGCAGCAACCCAACCGGCCTGGGAGGCCGTGATCGGTCTCGAGACCCACGTGCAGCTGGGAACCGACAGCAAAATTTTCACGGCGGCGTCCACCACATTTGGTGATGACCCCAACACCCACATCGACCCGGTGGTGTGCGGTCTGCCCGGCACCCTGCCGGTGCTGAACCAGAAAGTGCTCGAGTATGCGGTGAAGGCTGCGATGGCCCTGAACCTCAACATCGCCGAACACAGCAAGTTCGACCGCAAGCAGTACTTCTACCCCGATCTCCCGAAGAACTATCAGATCTCCCAGTACGACCAGCCGATCGCCGAGGAAGGCTGGATCGAGGTGGAGGTTGCTGAAAAAGGCAAGGACACCTACCTGAAGACCATCGGCATCGAGAGGCTGCACATGGAGGAGGACGCCGGCAAGTTGGTGCATGCCGGCAGCGACCGCCTGGCGGGTTCCACCCATTCGCTCGTGGATTACAACCGGGCCGGTGTGGCCCTGGCCGAGATCGTCAGCAAGCCCGACCTGCGCACCGGCCGTGAAGCGGCGGAATACGCATCGGAGATCCGCCGGATCATGCGGTATCTGGGGGTGAGCGACGGCAACATGCAGGAGGGATCCCTGCGTTGCGACGTCAACATCTCCGTGCGTCGGGGGCCTGATGCGCCCTTCGGCACGAAGGTGGAAATCAAGAACATGAACTCGTTCTCGGCCATCCAAAAGGCCTGCGAGTACGAGATCAAGCGTCAGATCAAGGCCTACGAGACCGGTGAGCCGATCGTTCAGGAGACCCGCCTCTGGGATGAGAGCAAGCAGCTCACCAAGAGCATGCGCAGCAAGGAAGGGGCCAGCGATTACCGCTATTTCCCGGATCCCGACCTCGGCCCGATCGAGGTGAGTGCGGATCAGCGGGAGTCCTGGCGCACGGAATTGCCGGAGCTGCCGGCCGCCAAGCGGCATCGCTACGCCGATGAGCTGGGTCTCTCCCAGTACGACGCGCGGGTGCTCACCGATGAGCGGCCGATGGCCGACTATTTCGAGGCGGTGGTGGGAGCTGGCGCTGACGCCAAGCTTGCGGCGAACTGGATCACCGGCGATATTGCTGCCCATGTGAACAGCAACCGCCTCAGCTATGCCGAACTGCCCTTCCGGCCTGAGCAGTTGGCCGAGATGGTGCAACTGATCGATGGCGGCAAGATCAGCGGCAAGATCGCCAAGGAGATTCTTCCTGAGCTGCTCGAGAAAGGCGGCTCACCTAAGGCCATTGTCGATGAACGCGGCCTCGGCATGATCAGCGATCCGGCGGCGATCGAAGCCATCGTCGATGAGCTGCTGGGGGCCCATCCCGATGAGGTGGAGGCCTTCCGCGGAGGCAAGACCAAGCTGCAGGGCTTCTTCGTCGGACAGTTGATGAAGAAGACCGGTGGCAAGGCGGATCCCAAGCTGGCCAATCAGATTCTGAGCAAGAAGCTCAAGGGTTGA